One Rhinolophus sinicus isolate RSC01 linkage group LG06, ASM3656204v1, whole genome shotgun sequence DNA window includes the following coding sequences:
- the LOC141572500 gene encoding uncharacterized protein LOC141572500, producing the protein MGLRSATLRLVAAAARAEERGQRGERRLRLRPPGWGVARLGGDGRPGRGPGGVRAEEALGGAGAASTESAAPPGHRVGWGASSSGVGGPPWASSEPRAWVQPPAGSSAVPLTSPPFPSSCQAPGGPSGQQARRCLSVRGALCAHYRSVETALLRLKATLFYLPRRLSPVTVGIGALARNVALPFARMELQNHFFSLVTCCSLSFQGRSEASQGQRTSVEASGYCTGWIDVPSSSACSD; encoded by the exons ATGGGGCTGCGAAGCGCCACCCTGCGGCTCGTGGCGGCCGCTGCTCGCGCTGAGGAGC GCGGGCAGCGGGGCGAGCGGCGGTTGCGGCTGCGGCCTCCGGGCTGGGGAGTGGCCCGTCTCGGGGGGGATGGGCGGCCGGGCCGGGGTCCGGGCGGGGTCCGAGCAGAGGAAGCGCTGGGCGGGGCAGGAGCGGCGAGCACTGAGAGCGCTGCCCCACCGGGGCaccgggtggggtggggagcctcGTCCTCGGGAGTGGGGGGCCCTCCCTGGGCCAGCAGCGAGCCCCGGGCATGGGTCCAGCCTCCTGCTGGGTCCTCCGCAGTGCCCCTCACTAGCCCTCCGTTTCCCTCGAGCTGCCAGGCTCCGGGTGGGCCCAGCGGTCAGCAGGCCCGCCGCTGTCTATCGGTTCGCGGGGCCCTCTGCGCACATTACAGGTCTGTGGAGACGGCGTTGCTCCGTTTGAAAGCCACCCTTTTTTATTTACCCCGTCGTCTCTCCCCAGTTACGGTTGGCATCGGGGCTTTGGCTAGGAATGTGGCTCTGCCCTTTGCCAG GATGGAACTCCAGAATCACTTTTTCTCCTTGGTGACTTGCTGCTCACTGAGCTTCCAAG GCAGATCTGAGGCTAGCCAAGGCCAGCGGACCAGTGTGGAGGCCTCAGGATACTGCACTGGATGGATCGATGTTCCGAGTAGCTCAGCGTGCAGTGATTAA